A region of Solanum dulcamara chromosome 7, daSolDulc1.2, whole genome shotgun sequence DNA encodes the following proteins:
- the LOC129894383 gene encoding probable plastid-lipid-associated protein 14, chloroplastic, with product MAAIGVYLTPKMEYVEGRCLSFVNSSTSLKLWPIIGRRNFPIRRKRIEVNCSMSNTMSPLESEEDAATLSSSDSLEDEFSHVTKFKMSDFKIRNRVSIGLGGRGDEIVFEAMVNDPHSPLYKTRVVLRQLISGRAKRRGHRAIEVLKRLARRKLMYHSYSMQVHGYICPSMMDENSSFTLVHGHHGSASLRHWLQRSDWLPTLEATLSLDQESVRRVGDDTIGGPAISRQLRLIRILMRDLLIGVNYVHSHGLAHTELRLENLHISAVDKHIKVGILGNASDFNEAGPADNASYDNMDRRRMMIAFDMRCVGFIMAKMVLRELMDPTIFAKFKAFLTKGNDPSCLREFLLHAVKRNSSAGNLGIQILDRNWGAGWHLLSVLLAPKPLDRISCLNALRHPFLCGPKWRVNLSIDLIRWSLGSTTVRIAEEYIYGQQQRSRLAHFVELMEMLNPYPKPKHWLGLLPGKWRLLYCTGRHIGLTLRQPSVRVLIGEAYLTISKVSKPNTTFSAASHISFTVMAGRDWAHDKSGVGGKLQVDSFFRLRAGRRLYLKEETITSKFPSATPDAQASILKRLSSKKWRKVIPINKFPSSLSVAKLVSNEIDVMMSLNEPLIGNMELAQKALQEVRTQIPPEMFDLSKIVCGTYLDSRLLVLRSVNGSALFFHRCANDS from the exons ATGGCGGCTATAGGAGTATATTTAACTCCAAAAATGGAATATGTTGAAGGAAGGTGCCTCAGTTTTGTTAATTCGTCGACTAGTCTAAAACTATGGCCTATAATTGGGAGAAGGAACTTTCCGATTAGGAGGAAAAGGATTGAAGTGAATTGTTCAATGTCAAATACTATGTCTCCGTTGGAATCGGAGGAGGATGCAGCAACCTTAAGTAGCAGTGATTCCCTTGAGGATGAGTTCAGCCATGTGACGAAGTTCAAAATGTCTGATTTTAAGATAAGGAATCGCGTCAGCATTGGCCTTGGTGGCAGG GGAGATGAAATAGTATTTGAAGCAATGGTGAATGATCCTCATAG TCCATTGTATAAGACCAGAGTTGTACTTAGACAACTTATTAGTGGTCGAGCAAAGCGGAGAGGACATCGTGCAATAGAG GTGTTGAAGAGACTGGCGCGTCGTAAGCTCATGTATCATTCGTACTCTATGCAAGTTCATGGGTATATCTGCCCATCCATGATGGATGAGAACAGTTCATTCACCCTAGTCCATGGG CATCATGGAAGTGCTTCATTGAGACACTGGCTTCAACGATCTGACTGGCTTCCAACTCTAGAAGCTACTCTTTCCCTAGATCAGGAGTCTGTTAGAAGGGTGGGGGATGACACTATAGGAGGGCCAGCTATTTCTCGACAACTGCGGCTAATCCGAATTTTAATGAGGGATCTCTTGATTGGC GTGAACTATGTGCACAGCCATGGCCTTGCGCATACAGAGCTGAGGCTTGAAAATTTGCACATTAGCGCGGTGGATAAACATATTAAA GTAGGTATTTTGGGAAATGCTTCTGACTTTAATGAGGCTGGTCCTGCGGATAACGCATCATATGACAATATGGATAGGAGGAGAATGATGATTGCATTTGACATGAG ATGTGTTGGATTCATCATGGCAAAAATGGTTTTGAGGGAACTCATGGACCCAACGATCTTTGCCAAGTTCAAAGCATTCCTCACCAAG GGAAATGATCCTTCCTGTTTGCGTGAGTTTCTTCTGCATGCTGTAAAAAGAAATTCTTCGGCCGGAAATTTGGGTATACAA ATACTCGATAGAAATTGGGGTGCAGGTTGGCATTTGCTTTCGGTACTCCTTGCACCTAAACCTTTGGACAGGATAAG TTGCTTAAATGCTCTGAGGCATCCCTTCTTGTGTGGACCAAAATGGCGTGTGAACCTATCTATTGATCTAATCAGATGGAGTCTTGGCTCAACCACTGTTCGAATTGCAGAGGAATACATTTATGGGCAGCAGCAG cGAAGTAGGCTTGCTCATTTTGTTGAATTAATGGAGATGCTAAATCCTTATCCAAAGCCAAAG CATTGGCTAGGATTGCTTCCTGGAAAGTGGCGCCTGTTATACTGTACTGGAAGACATATAGGGTTGACCCTTCGACAGCCTTCTGTTAGAGTACTCATTGGGGAAGCATACCTAACGATATCTAAAGTATCAAAACCTAACACAACATTTTCAGCTGCCTCACATATTAGCTTCACTGTTATGGCTGGTCGTGACTGGGCTCATGACAAGTCTGGTGTAGGGGGGAAATTGCAAGTTGATTCCTTTTTCAGATTGAGAGCTGGTAGACGGTTATATCTTAAGGAGGAAACTATAACCTCAAAGTTTCCCTCAGCTACACCGGATGCTCAAGCTTCCATCCTGAAAAGGTTATCTAGTAAAAAGTGGAGGAAAGTGATCCCAATAAACAAATTCCCTTCAAGCCTTTCTGTAGCTAAACTTGTGTCAAATGAAATCGATGTGATGATGAGTCTGAATGAACCACTGATTGGAAACATGGAACTTGCACAGAAAGCACTTCAAGAAGTACGCACTCAAATACCTCCTGAAATGTTTGATCTGTCAAAAATCGTTTGTGGAACATATTTAGATTCAAGATTGCTTGTTCTTAGAAGTGTAAATGGATCTGCCCTCTTTTTTCATAGATGCGCAAATGACAGCTGA